Proteins encoded together in one Triticum dicoccoides isolate Atlit2015 ecotype Zavitan chromosome 7B, WEW_v2.0, whole genome shotgun sequence window:
- the LOC119336404 gene encoding BTB/POZ and MATH domain-containing protein 2-like — MATPQNTPMLTASVCVPETVHGTHSFKIDRYDLHRGFGVGNCIQSANFTVGGHEWCIRFYPDGYNEDNKDYVSVFLQLKTKNIEVRAIYNLVLVNQAIQPPVLPSNFANFSDGPPVVFDTRNDKLEAWGFVAFKKKSEIEGSSYILDNSIIVACNLTIITLKDAKEVEAGLVGDIQVPPSELVANLSKLLGSTKGADMCFKVQNEVFHAHEIILAMRSPVFWAEFYGPKRIEHRHVKNFEDMQPGVFRELLHFIYTDSLPPMKDLNADGYEQMLGHLLVVADRYDMKRMKSMCERKFCQRFDQETVVTTLVLAVQYNCSILKDACIKFINSLSTVDGVVASKGYQQLKRECPTIFADMWEKAAKARKF; from the coding sequence ATGGCCACGCCCCAGAACACACCGATGTTGACAGCATCAGTCTGCGTCCCAGAGACTGTGCATGGTACACACTCCTTCAAAATCGACAGGTACGACCTTCATCGGGGTTTCGGTGTCGGCAACTGCATCCAGTCCGCTAACTTCACTGTTGGCGGCCATGAATGGTGCATCCGCTTCTACCCCGACGGCTACAACGAGGATAACAAAGACTACGTGTCAGTTTTTCTCCAGCTCAAGACCAAGAACATTGAGGTGAGGGCGATATACAATCTGGTGTTGGTCAATCAAGCAATACAGCCGCCGGTGTTGCCTTCCAACTTCGCAAACTTCAGCGACGGACCTCCTGTGGTGTTTGACACTCGCAATGACAAACTCGAGGCATGGGGTTTTGTTGCATTCAAGAAGAAGAGCGAGATCGAAGGCTCATCATACATTTTGGACAACTCAATCATCGTCGCATGTAACCTTACTATTATCACATTAAAGgatgccaaggaggtggaagctggGTTGGTCGGTGACATCCAAGTGCCGCCATCCGAATTGGTTGCTAACCTTAGTAAATTGTTGGGATCTACAAAgggagctgacatgtgtttcaaGGTCCAAAATGAGGTATTCCATGCTCACGAGATCATCCTCGCGATGCGGTCGCCGGTCTTCTGGGCAGAGTTCTACGGGCCGAAGAGGATCGAGCATAGGCACGTCAAAAACTTTGAAGATATGCAGCCCGGTGTCTTTAGAGAACTGCTCCACTTCATCTACACCGACTCGTTGCCTCCGATGAAGGACCTCAATGCTGATGGGTACGAACAAATGCTCGGGCATTTACTTGTGGTTGCAGATAGATATGACATGAAAAGGATGAAGTCAATGTGCGAGAGAAAATTTTGCCAGAGGTTTGATCAAGAGACTGTGGTGACAACATTAGTTCTGGCCGTCCAGTACAATTGCAGCATCCTCAAAGATGCTTGCATTAAATTTATCAACTCCTTGAGTACTGTGGATGGTGTGGTTGCAAGTAAAGGGTATCAACAACTAAAAAGAGAATGCCCTACTATCTTTGCCGATATGTGGGAGAAGGCAGCCAAGGCTCGAAAATTTTAG
- the LOC119341239 gene encoding uncharacterized protein LOC119341239: protein MTEEAEGCVVAEAAGIICSLRAADVAGWTPPWKASGPPSSEATGKEEAAWPAVARGKRTRSSRRRSPSGSGSKANKGRWARGSPASPLDYSGASSSGGEDGAFCSPPEAVARVHAEATPTAVPASSSLAKVGSAGGARRPLIMPVPPPRTAGQRSRKKMRLPEVKQLVLSLSAENVGLRQEMESLQRACTALSEENGRLETRLENSSSSSKRKRAESEGGEQRQWKPQQAGGGFVLPDLNFPAQDVADAPAAP from the exons atgacggaggaggccgagGGCTGTGTTGTGGCCGAGGCGGCGGGCATCATCTGCTCGCTCCGCGCGGCCGACGTCGCCGGGTGGACGCCGCCCTGGAAGGCGAGCGGGCCACCGTCGTCCGAAGCCACGGGGAAGGAGGAGGCGGCCTGGCCGGCGGTGGCGCGGGGGAAGCGGACGCGTTCgtcgcgccgccgctcgccgtcgggCTCCGGCTCCAAGGCCAACAAGGGGAGGTGGGCCCGCGGCAGCCCGGCGTCTCCGCTCGACTACAGCGGCGCGTCCAGCAGCGGCGGCGAGGACGGCGCCTTCTGCTCGCCACCGGAGGCCGTCGCCCGCGTACACGCCGAGGCCACCCCCACCGCTGTCCCAGCTTCTTCCTCCTTGGCCAAG GTGGGATCTGCCGGAGGAGCACGACGCCCGTTGATCATGCCGgtgccgccgccccgcaccgccgGCCAGAGGTCGCGGAAGAAGATG CGGCTCCCGGAGGTGAAGCAGTTGGTGCTGTCCCTGTCGGCAGAGAACGTCGGCCTTCGCCAG GAGATGGAGTCCCTGCAGAGGGCCTGCACGGCGCTGTCCGAGGAGAACGGCAGACTAGAG ACAAGGCTAGAAAATTCTTCTTCGTCAAGCAAGCGGAAGAGGGCCGAATCAGAAGGGGGGGAGCAGCGGCAATGGAAGCCACAGCAAGCCGGAGGCGGCTTCGTGCTCCCTGACCTCAACTTTCCGGCGCAGGATGTCGCCGATGCACCAGCGGCTCCCTGA
- the LOC119341279 gene encoding uncharacterized protein LOC119341279, with product MTEEAEAAGIICSLRAADLAGWTPPWKASAPASSEATAKEETAWPAVARGKRTRASRSGSAASKNKGRWARGSPASPLDYSGGSGSGASTSGGEDGAFCSPPAAAVALARGHAGPTTATPASSSAKVGPAGGARRPSIMPVPPARTAGQRSRKKMRLPEVKQLVLSLSAENVGLRREMETLLRACTALSNENGRLETRFEHSSSSNKRKMVGSEEAERRQRKPQQAGGGFALPDLNFPAQDVADAPAAAPSRPT from the exons atgacggaggaggccgagGCGGCCGGCATCATCTGCTCGCTCCGCGCGGCCGACCTCGCCGGGTGGACGCCGCCCTGGAAGGCGAGCGCGCCGGCGTCGTCCGAAGCCACGGCGAAGGAGGAGACGGCCTGGCCGGCGGTGGCGCGGGGGAAGCGGACGCGGGCGTCGCGCTCCGGCTCCGCGGCCAGCAAGAACAAGGGGAGATGGGCCCGGGGCAGCCCCGCGTCCCCGCTCGACTACAGCGGCGGGTCCGGGTCCGGCGCGTCCACCAGCGGCGGCGAGGACGGCGCCTTCTgctcgccgccggcggcggcggtcgcCCTCGCGCGCGGGCACGCCGGCCCAACCACCGCCACCCCAGCTTCTTCATCAGCCAAG gttGGTCCTGCCGGAGGAGCACGGCGCCCGTCGATCATGCCCGTCCCGCCGGCCCGCACTGCCGGCCAGAGGTCGCGGAAGAAGATG aggctcccggaagtgaagcagcTGGTGCTGTCCCTGTCGGCGGAGAACGTTGGCCTTCGCCGG GAGATGGAGACGCTGCTGAGGGCCTGCACGGCGCTGTCCAATGAGAACGGCAGACTAGAG ACAAGGTTTGAGCATTCTTCCTCCTCGAACAAGCGGAAGATGGTAGGGTCCGAAGAGGCGGAGCGGCGACAAAGGAAGCCGCAGCAAGCCGGTGGCGGCTTTGCGCTCCCCGACCTCAACTTTCCGGCGCAGGATGTCGCCGACGCACCAGCAGCGGCTCCCTCACGGCCAACCTGA